Part of the Planctomycetaceae bacterium genome is shown below.
ATCACGGACAGGCCGGTGATGAAACCGAACAGCGGATCGGTGACGCGCGCGAGTCTGGGAAGCCAGCGGTCGGCGGACCGCATCTGGCGATTCACGGAATCGTCCGCCAGGCCGGCGTCGTTGCGACATCGGTTGTGATACCACCAGCCGGCGGCTCCGGTCATGTTCAGATAACGCGTTCGATGAACGATCCAGCCGGCGGCGCGCAGTGCTTCGGCGGCGCGTCGGCGTGAGTAGCGGCGGAAGTGTCCTGCTTCGGAATCCATCTTTCCAAACAGCCACTGGTGAGCGGGCACGATCAGCGCCAGCATCGCGTGCGGTGCGACGGCGTCCTTCATCCATCGCAGCGCAGCGATATCGTCTTCGATGTGTTCCAGCACATTGAAACACACAATCGAATCGGCTCTGAAGTCGGCGATTGCGCGGACGCTGGCTTCGTCGGTGAGATCCACGATTTCCGCGCGCACGGCGTCGTCGTCGACGAAACGATTCCGCACGGCGTCCAGACACGCCGGGTCGATATCGGTGGCCAGCACCTGACGATCAATCTCCCGCAGCATGGCCGTGTATGTTCCGTAACCGACTCCGATCTCCCAGACGCGATCACCCAGATACCTCTGGACGCAGCGGAACAGATAGCGCGGATACGCCTGCATGTCGCGCATGGCAGGGCTCATGGTGTCCGCACCTGTCGGAAGCGGGTCACCGCCGCTGCCCGGCTGTGATTCAGACTGCATCCGGCGTATCTCCGTCGCGGATCACTGTGCCGTCACCGCGTGGACTGTCGGGCGGCCGATCGCCGGCTTTCGTGCTGTTGTTCGTATCTGAGCGCGACTGCGATCCCGGCACGTCGTCAAAGACTCGCCGCTGAGGCATGACGGCAACCGCCAGGAACCCCAGTCCCAGAACCAGGGCAGCGGCGGAAGCGGCGACAACGGCACACAGAAACCAGACGGCACTTTTCCACAGAACGGCGGCAATTCCGCACCACAGGGCCAGCACAGCGAAGGGGGTGGCCAGCAGCAGAAACATTTTGACGGGATTACAGCGCAGGATTGCTTCGACAATGATCTGCAGAGCTCGCAGTGAATCCCTCACGTGACGGACTTTCGACCGCCCTTCCCGCTGACCGTATTTGATCGCGATGTAGTGCACGCTGAGATCGTTGTGCAGATACGCCAGCGTCGAAGTCGTGGTGAAGGAACAAGGAGAGCAAGCAAGGAGAGCAAGCAAGGACAAGCAAGCAAGGGACAAGCAAGCAAGGACAGACAAGCAAGGACAGGCAAGCAAGGACAGACAAGCAAGCAAGGAAGCAAGGAAGGAGAAGAGGAAGCAAGCAAGGACATGCATTGTAAATAGCGGTAAGAAGGCAACCAGCGAGCTGATGAACAAGACTTTTTTCAGGGCCTACCCGCTGCAGCCGTTTAGATTGCTGAGCTTCTTGACGCCGCGAGATTCTGCCATGCGGTTGATTTCAGAACGCTGTCGGGAGGCGCCCAGAACCTGCCAGTCGGAGGCGCGTTAAGACCGGCCATTTGAGCGAAGGGCGTGATTGTCATCCAGGCTTCAGCATTTGCGTGCTGAAGGAGATGCCGGGTGTCAAACGAACTCACAATGGCTACAGTCAGTTCCATCGTTACGTTGATCGAGGGCGGTTATTCGGATCGTCACATAGCTGCGGTTCTTAACGTTGATCGGGGCACCGTCGCAAAATATCGGCGGCAGGTTCAAAACCCGCCAAACGCGCCTCCCGGGTCTGAGGCCGATTTGCCTGGTCCGAAGACGGACTCACCGCAGAAGCGGGCGACCGGTCCGGACAGCCGGTGTGAGCGTCATCGCGAGCTGATCCTGCAGAAGCTGGAGCAGGGACTGACGGCCCGGCGAATCTACCAGGATCTCGTCGACGAATATGGCTTCGCCGCGAAGTATCACAGCGTGCGGCGATTTGTCGCGCGGCTTGTGCAGAAGACTCCGCAGCTTGTGAGGCGGATGGAAGTTGAGCCGGGCGAGGAAGCGCAGATTGATTTCGGTACGGCAGCTTATGTCAAGACCTCAGACGCAACGAGACGTCGGCCGTGGGTGTTGCGAGTGGTGCTCAGTCATTCACGCAGCGCGTACAGCGAGGCCGTTTATCAGCAGTCCACGGAGAACTTCATTCGCGTCCTGGAAAACGCGTTCCGTTACTTTGGCGGCGTGCCGAGAAAGCTCATCATCGACAACCTCAAGGCGGCTGTGAAGAAGGGTGACTGGTATGACCCCGAAGTGCATCCGAAGCTGCAGTCGTTCGCACAGCACTACGGAACCGTGTTCCTGCCGACGAAGCCGTACACGCCACAGCACAAGGGCAAGGTGGAATCGGGCATCAAGTATGTGAAGAACAACGCGCTGGCCGGTCGCGTGTTTCGCAGTCTGGAAGAGCAGAACGCGCACCTGCTCGACTGGGAACAGCGGGTGGCCGACACGCGGATTCACGGCACCACGAAACAGCAGGTCGGCAGTCAGTTCGAAGTTGCTGAGAGAGCGGCGTTAGTTCCGCTGCCGACAGATGTGTTTCCGGCGTTTCATGAAGGCCGGCGGTCGGTCAGTCGCGACGGACATATCGAAGTCGCCAAAGCGTATTATTCGATGCCGCCGGAGTATGTCGGCTGTCGTGTGTGGGTGCGGTGGGACGCGCGACTGGTTCGCATCTTCAACGACCGCTGGGAACAACTCACAGCGCATGCGAAGTGTGAACCGGGACGCTTCTCGACGAACCCGAATCACATTCCGAAGAAGCGTGTCTCCGCCGTCGAACGCGGCACCGACGCACTGCTGAAAGAAGTTGCGAAGATCGGTGACGACGCGCGGCAGTGGTCCGCAGCGATGGTTCAGACGCGGGGAATCGAAGGCGTTCGCGTGCTGGCCGGACTCAAGGCGCTGGCGAAAAAACACGATTCCGCGGCTTTATACTGGCCGCGGCGAACGCTGATACTTCTCGCACTTCTTCATGCCGCGGGCCAGAATACCTCAAATTGCCCCGCTCGGGCTTTAAACAGGGCCTGCCATAAGGCTCTGAGCTGCGGAGCCTTCCGGCTGAAAACGATTCGTGAACTGCTGAAGCGTGACGACGGGACGACGCAGCAGCAGTTCGATTTTCTCGCAGAACATCCCGTCATCCGACCCCTGAGCGATTACTCCCTGGAGTCACTCGCCGCATTCCGAAAGGACCGAATCCGATGAAATCATCACTCACTGAAGCGCTGAAACAACTGCGACTGAGCGGCGTTGTGCAGAGTCTCGACATCCGACTGCAGGAGGCCACGTCCAACCGACTGACTCATGCCGAATTCCTCGAACTGATCGTGCAGGATGAACTGTCCGTACGACATGATCGTGCGGTGGAACGTCGCACACAATCGGCCCGGTTTCGTGATCAGAAGCTGCTTGACGATTTTGACTGGGACTTCAATCCGTCACCACGACGCAAACAAGTCTTTGATCTGGCGGCCGGTGAATTCGTCCGGCGTCACACGGACGCACTCTTTGTTGGTCCCCCGAATCCAGGTTCATAATACACACCTCGCGAAGTTGTTACTTAAACGGGAATTGTGTCTGGCCGGCCGCGCGACGCGGGATCTTTCGGCCGCTCAGGATGGCCTGAACGGCGGACTGAACGTCCCCAAGCTGCAGATCTTCGCGGCGAATCAGCCATGGTGCACCGGCGACAACCTGCCTGGCCGGAAGCAGGTTCTGCTCGATCAGGCGGCGCACGGAAGCCGCGCTGACGCCGAGTGTTCGGCCCGCATCCTGAAGCGTCATGTACTCGGAATCTTCGTCAGCCGAATACGGCTCTACGCCGAGACGATTCCGCAGCGAAGCCACGCGGGATGCGATCCAGGTTTTCCCGCGGCCGGTCTTCAGGCCCAGTCGATTCAGAATCGCGGCGATGTCTTTGTCGCGACAGACCCGCGCCAGTTCCGGCAGCAAGTCCGTCACTGTGCGATCGGTGCGGTAGCGATGCTGTCCCGTCCGGTTCTTTGCGACGCGCAGTTGCGTATGCACGCCGCCGGACCAATGCAGCGTCATCGTCACTTCCGGCGGATCGTTGCTCACATCCACAACAATTTCTTCGAGGACGGTTCGCAGAATCCTCTTCTTCAGCGATTCACCGGCCTGCGAATGATGCCATGCCGTTTCCAGATCCTGACCGAGCCGTAGTAAGC
Proteins encoded:
- a CDS encoding class I SAM-dependent methyltransferase — protein: MQSESQPGSGGDPLPTGADTMSPAMRDMQAYPRYLFRCVQRYLGDRVWEIGVGYGTYTAMLREIDRQVLATDIDPACLDAVRNRFVDDDAVRAEIVDLTDEASVRAIADFRADSIVCFNVLEHIEDDIAALRWMKDAVAPHAMLALIVPAHQWLFGKMDSEAGHFRRYSRRRAAEALRAAGWIVHRTRYLNMTGAAGWWYHNRCRNDAGLADDSVNRQMRSADRWLPRLARVTDPLFGFITGLSVMAIGKARPD
- the istA gene encoding IS21 family transposase; the protein is MSNELTMATVSSIVTLIEGGYSDRHIAAVLNVDRGTVAKYRRQVQNPPNAPPGSEADLPGPKTDSPQKRATGPDSRCERHRELILQKLEQGLTARRIYQDLVDEYGFAAKYHSVRRFVARLVQKTPQLVRRMEVEPGEEAQIDFGTAAYVKTSDATRRRPWVLRVVLSHSRSAYSEAVYQQSTENFIRVLENAFRYFGGVPRKLIIDNLKAAVKKGDWYDPEVHPKLQSFAQHYGTVFLPTKPYTPQHKGKVESGIKYVKNNALAGRVFRSLEEQNAHLLDWEQRVADTRIHGTTKQQVGSQFEVAERAALVPLPTDVFPAFHEGRRSVSRDGHIEVAKAYYSMPPEYVGCRVWVRWDARLVRIFNDRWEQLTAHAKCEPGRFSTNPNHIPKKRVSAVERGTDALLKEVAKIGDDARQWSAAMVQTRGIEGVRVLAGLKALAKKHDSAALYWPRRTLILLALLHAAGQNTSNCPARALNRACHKALSCGAFRLKTIRELLKRDDGTTQQQFDFLAEHPVIRPLSDYSLESLAAFRKDRIR
- a CDS encoding ATP-binding protein translates to MKSSLTEALKQLRLSGVVQSLDIRLQEATSNRLTHAEFLELIVQDELSVRHDRAVERRTQSARFRDQKLLDDFDWDFNPSPRRKQVFDLAAGEFVRRHTDALFVGPPNPGS
- a CDS encoding helix-turn-helix domain-containing protein yields the protein LLRLGQDLETAWHHSQAGESLKKRILRTVLEEIVVDVSNDPPEVTMTLHWSGGVHTQLRVAKNRTGQHRYRTDRTVTDLLPELARVCRDKDIAAILNRLGLKTGRGKTWIASRVASLRNRLGVEPYSADEDSEYMTLQDAGRTLGVSAASVRRLIEQNLLPARQVVAGAPWLIRREDLQLGDVQSAVQAILSGRKIPRRAAGQTQFPFK